Sequence from the Candidatus Accumulibacter similis genome:
CAGTTCGACCTGGTAGGTCTCGTTGCCCTCGACCAGTGCGGCGATCCGGTCGTCAGCCCGCCGCAATCGCCCGACCGCGCCGACGGAAAAATACGCTTCGCCACGCCGAAAGGCGCTGCTGCCGGCGAGACTTTCGAGCACGGCGGGGGTGATCAGACCGGCGTCCATGGCAAAGCCCTCCTTTGGTCTACGTTGATGGGTCGTTCAACTCGTACCGGGTACTGCGTCCACCCGCATTCGCTTGCCGCAGGATGCCACGCACCAGCAGGTCAGTGAAGTCAGGCATCGCGGCAAGGATGGCGATGATCTCTGCGTGTGGTGCAGGTCGCAATCGGTTTCCTGGCGCATTTCCATCCAGACGCGGACAGGATGAGTTCAGAGTCAATCGTGTCTTCAGCGCCTCGCATTCCTGACACGGTTCCTGTGTCACTGTTGCTTCCTGGTCCGCTTTTCGGGCACTCCGGTGTCGGATGAACGATCAACCTGGGCTCCCGCCACGCCGCAAGCCGCAGATGCATATCGACATGAATGTCGTCATAGGTGCAGAGCAGGCCGCCACATTCCTTGCGCTCGATCAAGCCGAGGGTAACCAGAACGCTTGCATCTGCGTGCACTCGCTTCAAGTCCCGGCCGAGACGACGCGCGAGTAAACGCACCGGTACTTCGCCAGCGCCCTGCAGCGCATGAATCATCGCCCACCGGCGTTCGGTCAGCTTGCCGAAAGATGCGGCTGCCGACTCTGAATTAAGCCGATCGCCCGGCGCAGAATCCGCCTCGAACGTCTTGCGTGCCGATGCGCGCAGCGCTGCCTTCCCGTAAGGCTGCAGGGTGATGGTCAGTGTTCTCGCTTCCATCACTCGACCTCCTCGATAGAGTCGTCGATCAACCGATCGACTCCCGAAAGGACGCAAGGCAACTCGGCGGACCCTGGATTATGGTGATCGTCCTTGCCCCTCCCGTTATCAAGACCGACCGCGCGCTGCCCGGCGAAAGCATGTACCAATCGGTACTTGTAGCCGTGCCCGGAGGGTGGAACAGGTGCGGGCTCATGCGTTGCGGCGTCCGGCGGGGCGAACCGCTGAGCGATCCGCCCATCGCGATGACCGACTACCGGGACACGCGGATCACAGGCGATCGAGCGAGTTGCGCAGTTCGTCGGCCTGCGCCTGCAGCGAACGCCGCGTCGCCTCATCCATTTTCGCCAGCTGCCGATAGACCATGCCGAGGCGCCGATTGGTCGAGAGCTTGCCGGCGTTGCGCGCAAGGAAGTCCCAGTAGAGCGAATTGTAGGGGCAGGCTCGCTCGCCGGTGCGCAGTCTCCGGTCGTAGTGGCAGCCCCTGCAGTAGTCACTCATGCGATCGATGTAGGCGGCGCTCGATACGTACGGCTTGGTGGCGAGCATTCCGCCGTCGGCAAACTGGCTCATGCCGAGGGTATTGGGGAGTTCGACCCATTCAAAGGCGTCGACATGGACGCCGAGATACCAGCGATGCACCTCCGCGGGGTCCAGTCCGGCCAGCAGCGCAAAGTTGCCGATCACCATCAGTCCCTGGATGTGGTGGGCATAGGCCTGCCCGAGGGACTGGCCGATGGCGTGGGCGAGGCAGCGCATCCTGGTCTGGCCGTTCCAGAACCATCCCGGCAGCGCCCGCGTGTGGCCGAAGAAGTTCTGCTCGACATAGCGGGGCATGTGCGCCCAGTAGAAGCCGCGAATGTATTCGCGCCAGCCGATGATCTGCCGGATGAAACCCTCGGCAGTTGCCAGCGAGACCGATCCGGCGCGCCAGGCAGCAGCGGCCCTGGCGACGACCTCGCGCGGGTCGAGCATCTTGGTGTTGAGTGCAAACGACAGCAGCGAGTGGAACATGCGCCAGGAGCGATGGCTCATCGCGTCCTGAAAGTCGCCGAAGTGGGGCAGGGCGTTCTCGATGAAGGCGTCGAGCTGCCGCAACGCTTCGGCGCGATCGAGCGGCCAGGCCAGTCGTGCCGCATTCGCCTCGCCGAAGCTGTTGACGCCGGCAGCGACGATCGCCTGCCAGAGCGCGGAATGGTCGTGCGACGCGCGGCAGTCCGCCGGTTCGGACGGCACCCCAGGCCAGGGCTTGCGGTTGTCCTGGTCGAAGTTCCATTGGCCGCCGACGGGTCGGCCAGCGCCATCGAGCAGCACTCGATGCTGCACCCGCATGTGGCGGTAGAAGTGCTCGAGCAGCCATTGCCTGCGTTGCGAAAACAATCGTGCCGCCTCGTCGCGCCGGGTGTAGAAGTGCTCGCTGTCCACCATTCGGCATGGGATCGATTGACGCCGGGCATGCTCGGCCAGTTGCGCGTCGAGTCGCCATTCGTCGGGCTCCTGGTATTCGAAGGCGCGAACGTTGTCGCGACGTATCAGCGCATCGAGGTTGTCCGGCAGCGTTTGCCGGTTGTCGGGATCGTCGATCGTCAGGTAGCGCACGCGGTGCCCGGTCGCACGCAACTGGCGGGCCAGATCGCGCATCGCGGCAAAGATGGCGATGATCTTCTGCGCGTGGTGCAGGACGTAGCCGGTTTCCCGGCGCATTTCGATGAAGGCGTACAGCACGTCGTCGCGCCGCTGCGCGAACCAGCTGTGCCGTGGATTGAGCTGGTCGCCGAGTATCAGCCGCAGGGTCGTGCCGGGACTCATGCGATTTCCGGAAGCGGCCCGCTGCGGGGGCGTTGCGGCAAACCGTGCTGCCGCTCCGCACAGGGCAAGCCGCGCAGCAGCAGGCGCGCTCCGTCGCCCGGGCGCGCCGCAAGACGCGTCGGACGCAGCGAACCGGTCGCCGCCGGGGCGTGCGCGCTTCCCAAGTCGTGCCGCCGGTCATGAGGTCTCAGCATGGGATGCCGCTCATGGCCCATGCCGCGACGGACCAGCCCGGTCGTCAGCATCACGCTGCGGCAACAGGGTCAGTGCCTGCGGTGCCGGGACGGCCAGCAGGACGGCCGCAAAGTGGGGCTCGAGCCAGCCGTGTTCCGTCGAGAGAAGCTGCCAGCCGGGCGCCTGCTGCCTGATCTGCCGGATGGTCGCCGGTGCCTGTACGCGCAGCGTGCGGGCCAGATGGCGGGCGGGTGCCGTCATCGCGGGTGTGCCGACGAAGCGCTCGACCGTCGCTTCGCGTCCTGCCTTCGCATCGCCATCGAACAGCCATAGCCTCGGCTGCCACTGGCCGGCGACCCCGGCCCGTTGCCAGCGCGCCACTTCGGCGCGGAATTCTGGCTGCCGGGCGGTGAAATACTGGGCCCCGTGATCGCATTGCCAGCCATCGCCGCGACGGCTGCTCATGCGCCCGCCGACGCCGCGAGCCTTGTCGAACAGACTGACTTCGAGGCCAGCCTCTTGCAGCAGCGTGGCGCAGGACAGGCCAGCGATACCGGCACCGATCAGCGCCAGATGCGGAGCGGCCTGCGTCCCGACGGCCTTGCTGCCGATGCCGGTTGGCGTGAAGGATTCTTCGAGTTCGTTCACAATTGTCCTGGACAAAGTGAAGTGTTGTACCTATCATAACGATGAACGTTCGTTGATCGATGAGTAGCTGGATCATTGTCCAGGGCGGACTGGTGTTCCGATCGCCCAAGCGGCTGCTGGCCGTGGCGGGCGTCCAGTCCGGTGCGGGACAGCAGGTCAATCTGGAGAAGACACGTCGTGGAAAGAATAGCGGTGGTCACTGGAGCGGCAGGCGGCTTGGGCCAGTCGGTGGCGGCGAGGCTGGCAGAGGCAGGCTGGACGCTGGTCGTGACCGGCCGGGACGGCGAGCGCCTGCGCCGCAGATACGGCGACAGCCACCTGCAGGTGGTCGCCGACTGCTCCAGCGTGGCTGGATCGCAGCACATTTTCGAGGTGGCCAGAGTGCACCAGATGCTGCCGACGGCATTGGCGCACTGCGTCGGCAACATCCGCCTGGGCGCGCTGCACCGGATGGCGGACGCCGACTTCATGGCCTGCCTCAACGCCAATCTGGTCAGCGCCTTCCATACGCTGGCGGCTTTCGTCGGTGCCTTGCGCGACGCCAGGTGTCCCGGGGCGGCGGTGCTGGTCTCCTCGGCCGCGGCGCGCATCGGCACGCCCAATCACGAGGCGGTAGCGGCGGCAAAAGCCGGGGTCGAGGGGCTGGTGCGCAGCGCCGCGGCAACCTACGCGAGCCATGGCGTCCGCATCAACGCCATCGCTCCCGGCATCATGGACACGCCCGCCGCGACCGCCATCCTCGGCACCGCGATGGGCCGCGAGGCGGCTGCCCGGCAGTATCCCTTGCCCGGCATCGGTTCCCCGGACGAACTGGCCGAACTGATGGTCTGGCTGCTCTCGGACAAGGCTGTCCGCGTGACCGGCCAAGTGTGGTCGATGGACGCCGGCTTTTCCACCATTCGGCCACTGGTCAGGTGAGGGGGCATGGAGCGGTCGGCGCCGGATCGCATTCCGCCCAGCGCTGCACGGCGCGGGTGCGGCGAACTGCTGCCATTCGTCCTCCCGAGCGCCGCTGCTGCCGCTGCATCCGGGCAAGCGCGAAGGAACAGGCCCGCAAGGGAGTCAGCATGAACGCCTTCAACAGGCTTCCCGGATCCGTGCAGACGCCCGCCGGGCGGGAGCGCGACGTACTGCGCCTGCTGCCCCGTGTGCTCGTTCTCGGCACGTTGCTACTGGCATTGCCGTCGCTTGTCGTCAGGATG
This genomic interval carries:
- a CDS encoding SDR family oxidoreductase is translated as MVTGAAGGLGQSVAARLAEAGWTLVVTGRDGERLRRRYGDSHLQVVADCSSVAGSQHIFEVARVHQMLPTALAHCVGNIRLGALHRMADADFMACLNANLVSAFHTLAAFVGALRDARCPGAAVLVSSAAARIGTPNHEAVAAAKAGVEGLVRSAAATYASHGVRINAIAPGIMDTPAATAILGTAMGREAAARQYPLPGIGSPDELAELMVWLLSDKAVRVTGQVWSMDAGFSTIRPLVR
- a CDS encoding cryptochrome/photolyase family protein, whose protein sequence is MSPGTTLRLILGDQLNPRHSWFAQRRDDVLYAFIEMRRETGYVLHHAQKIIAIFAAMRDLARQLRATGHRVRYLTIDDPDNRQTLPDNLDALIRRDNVRAFEYQEPDEWRLDAQLAEHARRQSIPCRMVDSEHFYTRRDEAARLFSQRRQWLLEHFYRHMRVQHRVLLDGAGRPVGGQWNFDQDNRKPWPGVPSEPADCRASHDHSALWQAIVAAGVNSFGEANAARLAWPLDRAEALRQLDAFIENALPHFGDFQDAMSHRSWRMFHSLLSFALNTKMLDPREVVARAAAAWRAGSVSLATAEGFIRQIIGWREYIRGFYWAHMPRYVEQNFFGHTRALPGWFWNGQTRMRCLAHAIGQSLGQAYAHHIQGLMVIGNFALLAGLDPAEVHRWYLGVHVDAFEWVELPNTLGMSQFADGGMLATKPYVSSAAYIDRMSDYCRGCHYDRRLRTGERACPYNSLYWDFLARNAGKLSTNRRLGMVYRQLAKMDEATRRSLQAQADELRNSLDRL